The following proteins come from a genomic window of Musa acuminata AAA Group cultivar baxijiao chromosome BXJ1-7, Cavendish_Baxijiao_AAA, whole genome shotgun sequence:
- the LOC103991906 gene encoding protein NETWORKED 2D-like, with protein sequence MLQRAANNAYSWWWASHIRTKQSKWLDSNLQGQSLDPPLPLTTSVIVHAEMEDVVKRMLKLIDTDADSFAKRAELYFKRRPELINFVEDAYRAYRALAERYDHISGELHKANHTIATAFPEQVQYAMLEEEEDSLPKAITPIDPSKINKPTVEGLMNKRRENESSIRRKQKKGNAPQFNNEQAQEEINKLQKGILVLQTEKEFIKSSYESGIVKYWEIEKQIVEMQEKACGLQDEFSTSAVIGDNEAHALMTETALKSCEDAIVNLQEQRKKSLEQAKVESERIKIAGKKLKIFKGENCQSEMVNADMSGENTQMGFTAEKMEGDEYALNKARLELQSICEKIRTHFEMNTESSVSEMAEKINELVNKVITLELTVSSQAVQINQLTSENNELDECLLKLEEEKNVLINDSNALSKRLKEAEEELSRVQAIEKIVQDEEIVFHENLAAACCSIKGFSDKLQSHEHPEDDCIVEKEVSKSSTEPQRECQDKKENEIHEMKKGLEEEIHTTQELGHFLKDLSQTEADSGLKSASGRNEDLIQRNELAKKVSSQADLSIRLNNNEQILPDGEEQTLKFQQIILTGLEGREKILLAEYTSLLQNYKETKRRLSEEVLNKNQYLQRTMALTGELKNAIAIKDEEIRLLRQWLASLKMSSSVTLDAPSVEGFWHGQHKVEGISNSPMVTQNPTRDPEMSKDLNASATKQDSCVEYTEITSPLAQGTNANCIDEPTSISPIGEKFRRDIDALLDGNLEFWLRFSTSFHFIQDFRAKFKDLQADISKPKDHKTLEGNGGAASDRAGKPEPALLTTRLRELKTELQVWLEQSTLLRAELHGRISSLCYMQEKISGAVNTELEPGEVLLTPCQAAGFHGEVMNMKQENNKAASELQMGIDYIRRLQLEIEQQLSELREPFVPKSSPTDHLENSPKRTNVPLRVFLFGAKPKKPSLFARIQPMFQRQNSKLRAGHRSKRFSQPE encoded by the exons TGTGATTGTTCATGCAG AGATGGAGGATGTAGTGAAACGAATGCTCAAGCTCATTGATACAGATGCTGACTCCTTTGCCAAGAGGGCAGAGTTGTACTTCAAAAGGAGACCAGAGTTGATAAACTTTGTGGAAGATGCCTACAGGGCTTACAGAGCATTGGCTGAAAGATATGACCACATATCAGGAGAACTACACAAGGCCAACCACACCATAGCAACTGCTTTTCCTGAACAAGTTCAGTATGCCAtgctagaggaggaggaggatagttTGCCTAAAGCAATTACCCCGATTGATCCTAGTAAAATTAACAAGCCAACAGTGGAGGGATTGatgaacaaaagaagagaaaatgaaTCGTCTATAAGGAGGAAACAGAAGAAGGGTAATGCACCTCAGTTCAATAACGAACAGGCTCAAGAAGAGATAAATAAGCTCCAGAAAGGAATACTGGTTCTGCAGACTGAGAAAGAATTCATCAAGAGCTCATATGAGAGTGGGATAGTCAAGTATTGGGAGATTGAAAAGCAAATAGTGGAGATGCAAGAAAAAGCTTGTGGCTTGCAAGATGAGTTTAGTACTAGTGCAGTCATTGGGGACAACGAGGCACACGCCTTGATGACAGAGAcagctcttaaatcttgtgaggaTGCCATAGTTAACTTGCAGGAACAACGAAAGAAATCATTGGAACAAGCAAAAGTAGAGTCTGAAAGAATTAAGATCGCTGGCAAAAAGTTGAAAATTTTCAAAGGTGAGAATTGTCAATCAGAAATGGTAAATGCAGACATGTCTGGTGAAAACACACAGATGGGCTTCACTGCTGAAAAAATGGAGGGAGATGAGTATGCTCTAAACAAGGCAAGGCTTGAGTTACAGTCCATATGTGAGAAAATTAGGACTCATTTTGAAATGAATACTGAAAGTTCTGTATCTGAAATGGCGGAAAAGATTAatgagcttgtaaataaagtaATTACGTTGGAACTCACTGTTTCATCACAGGCagtacaaataaatcaattgacTTCAGAAAACAATGAACTCGATGAATGTCTTCTGAAATTGGAAGAGGAGAAAAATGTTCTGATCAATGACTCAAATGCATTGTCTAAAAGACTGAAGGAAGCTGAAGAGGAGTTAAGCAGAGTTCAGGCAATTGAGAAAATTGTCCAAGACGAAGAAATAGTTTTCCATGAAAACTTGGCTGCAGCATGTTGCAGCATCAAAGGTTTTTCAGATAAGCTGCAGTCTCATGAGCATCCAGAAGATGATTGTATAGTAGAGAAAGAAGTTTCAAAATCTAGCACTGAACCACAGAGAGAGTGTCAggataaaaaggaaaatgaaatCCATGAGATGAAGAAAGGTTTGGAAGAAGAGATTCATACAACTCAGGAACTTGGTCATTTCCTAAAAGATCTTTCCCAGACTGAGGCAGATTCTGGACTCAAGAGTGCTTCAGGAAGGAATGAGGACTTGATACAAAGAAATGAACTGGCGAAGAAAGTTTCATCACAAGCAGATCTTAGCATTCGTCTAAATAACAATGAACAAATTTTGCCCGACGGAGAAGAGCAAACTCTTAAGTTTCAGCAAATAATTTTAACTGGTTTAGAAGGTAGAGAAAAGATTCTACTAGCTGAGTACACGTCACTCTTGCAAAATTACAAAGAGACAAAGAGAAGGCTCTCTGAAGAAGTACTGAACAAAAATCAGTATCTTCAAAGGACGATGGCTTTGACAGGGGAACTGAAGAATGCCATTGCAATCAAAGATGAGGAGATACGACTGTTGAGACAATGGCTGGCCTCTCTAAAAATGAGTTCTAGTGTCACGCTAGATGCACCTTCTGTTGAAGGCTTTTGGCATGGTCAACACAAGGTTGAAGGCATATCCAACTCTCCAATGGTCACGCAGAATCCTACTCGAGATCCTGAGATGTCCAAAGATCTAAATGCATCCGCTACCAAACAAGATTCGTGTGTTGAGTATACAGAAATAACAAGTCCCCTTGCACAAGGCACTAATGCAAATTGTATCGATGAGCCAACGAGCATTTCACCCATCGGAGAAAAATTTAGAAGAGATATTGATGCTTTGCTTGATGGAAATTTAGAATTCTGGCTAAGGTTTAGCACATCATTCCATTTCATACAAGACTTCAGAGCAAAGTTCAAAGACCTACAAGCTGATATCAGTAAGCCGAAGGACCACAAGACACTGGAGGGCAATGGTGGTGCTGCTAGTGATCGAGCTGGGAAACCTGAACCAGCACTTTTAACCACAAGACTGAGAGAATTGAAAACTGAACTACAGGTATGGTTGGAACAATCCACACTATTAAGAGCAGAGCTGCATGGTAGGATCTCATCTCTTTGCTACATGCAAGAGAAGATCTCTGGTGCCGTCAACACAGAATTAGAACCTGGAGAAGTGCTGCTCACTCCTTGTCAAGCTGCAGGGTTTCACGGTGAGGTGATGAACATGAAACAGGAGAACAATAAAGCCGCTAGTGAACTGCAGATGGGAATCGATTACATCAGGAGGCTTCAACTAGAAATCGAGCAGCAGCTGTCCGAACTACGTGAGCCATTTGTACCAAAAAGCAGCCCAACCGATCACTTGGAAAATTCTCCAAAGAGGACCAATGTGCCATTGCGGGTCTTCCTTTTTGGTGCCAAGCCTAAGAAACCATCTTTATTTGCACGCATCCAACCTATGTTTCAGAGACAAAACAGCAAGCTTCGGGCTGGGCATCG GTCAAAACGGTTTTCTCAGCCCGAGTAG